From Acidobacteriota bacterium, one genomic window encodes:
- a CDS encoding TetR/AcrR family transcriptional regulator, giving the protein MTNNLFKCVTTRMAGDERREQICQVAMRLFGENGFRGTTTKEIANAAGVSEATVFKHFANKDELYAAILDHKACDHGFDNPFGEIADKFEAKDDFGVFYGMALHALEHHAADRDFLRLMMFSALEGHDLARAFYEGFVTVVYDFLSGYIRQRQTDGAFRDVEPRIVVRSFVGMFVHHSLNNLLWDREQKLLKISNEDAAREFATILLQGIRK; this is encoded by the coding sequence TTGACGAATAATCTTTTCAAATGTGTAACAACCCGGATGGCCGGTGACGAGCGTCGCGAGCAGATCTGCCAGGTCGCGATGCGGCTCTTTGGCGAAAACGGCTTCCGGGGAACGACCACCAAAGAGATCGCCAATGCCGCCGGGGTCTCGGAGGCGACCGTCTTCAAGCATTTCGCCAACAAGGACGAACTTTACGCCGCCATACTGGACCACAAGGCGTGCGACCACGGATTCGACAATCCGTTCGGTGAGATAGCCGACAAGTTCGAGGCAAAGGACGACTTCGGGGTCTTTTACGGAATGGCGCTTCACGCGCTCGAGCATCACGCGGCCGACCGCGACTTCTTGCGGCTGATGATGTTCTCGGCCCTCGAAGGCCACGACCTCGCGCGGGCATTCTACGAGGGTTTCGTCACCGTCGTCTATGACTTTCTAAGCGGCTACATCCGACAACGGCAGACCGACGGGGCTTTTCGAGACGTTGAACCGCGCATCGTCGTCAGGTCATTCGTCGGAATGTTTGTCCATCATTCGCTCAACAATCTCCTTTGGGATCGCGAACAGAAACTTCTGAAGATCTCGAACGAGGATGCGGCCAGGGAGTTCGCGACGATTCTTCTTCAGGGAATCAGGAAGTGA
- the sppA gene encoding signal peptide peptidase SppA produces the protein MSNTKKVVLILGGLTVIAVLLCVIIFAVLFESMGRPSVPQNSVLVLKVSGDLPDYAPEDPTARLLGINQPQSFSSLLTQLRKAKVDNRIGGIVLDINFPGIGWGKADELRDAIKDFRASGKPAYAYMQIGTNKEYYIATAAEKIFVAPAGDLYVNGFAASVSFYRGSLDKLGIEPQFLKIGKYKNAPDQYTEKSMTEPHREVINAILDEYYGRMTKAIADERKKSVEDVKALIDNAPYHADDALQVGLIDGASYRDQVYDELKTRLGYKTEEALRTIPANEYREISSDSLGLNKGEKIAIVYASGAINIGSSNNGPFGGETMGSDTIVKAVNTAANDPSIKAIVLRVDSPGGSSLASDLMWHALENAKAKKPVVVSMADVAASGGYYISCNANKIVAQPSTVTGSIGVFMGKPVMKGFYDWLGISNEYVMRGKNSGIFRETEKWSGTELEKMQKQVEKIYFNDFVPKVAKGRGKTNEEVNTIAQGRVWTGTQAKQVGLIDEFGGLEKAIEIAKELANLPADRDVKRISFPEPRPFFDTMFGSSEENTMTQEQQAATALVKSLPEEMRRSFRYAAMLDQMRNGEAMLLLPYELEVK, from the coding sequence ATGTCTAATACAAAAAAGGTAGTTCTCATTCTTGGCGGCCTGACGGTCATCGCCGTCCTGCTCTGCGTCATCATTTTCGCGGTTCTCTTTGAGTCGATGGGCCGACCATCCGTTCCGCAAAACAGCGTTTTGGTGCTCAAGGTTTCGGGTGATCTTCCCGACTATGCGCCGGAGGACCCGACGGCGCGGCTTCTTGGGATCAACCAACCGCAGTCGTTCTCGAGCCTTCTGACTCAGCTTCGCAAGGCGAAGGTCGACAACCGCATCGGCGGCATCGTGCTCGATATCAACTTTCCGGGCATCGGCTGGGGCAAGGCGGACGAACTGCGCGACGCGATCAAGGATTTTCGCGCCTCCGGAAAGCCGGCCTACGCGTATATGCAGATCGGCACGAACAAGGAATACTACATCGCGACCGCCGCCGAGAAGATCTTTGTCGCTCCGGCCGGCGACCTCTATGTCAACGGATTCGCCGCGAGCGTCTCGTTCTATCGAGGGTCGCTCGACAAGCTTGGGATCGAGCCGCAGTTTCTGAAGATCGGAAAATACAAGAACGCTCCGGATCAGTACACCGAAAAGTCGATGACGGAACCGCATCGAGAAGTCATCAACGCCATTCTCGACGAGTATTACGGCCGGATGACGAAGGCTATCGCCGACGAACGCAAGAAGTCTGTCGAAGACGTCAAAGCGCTGATCGATAACGCTCCGTATCACGCCGACGACGCTCTCCAGGTCGGTCTGATCGACGGCGCGTCGTACCGCGATCAGGTCTACGACGAACTAAAAACACGCCTCGGATACAAGACCGAAGAGGCGTTGCGGACGATTCCCGCGAACGAATATCGCGAGATCTCATCGGACAGCCTTGGACTCAACAAGGGCGAGAAGATAGCGATCGTCTATGCATCGGGCGCGATCAACATCGGAAGTTCGAACAATGGCCCGTTCGGCGGGGAAACGATGGGATCGGACACGATCGTCAAGGCGGTCAACACGGCGGCGAACGATCCGTCGATCAAAGCGATCGTTCTGCGCGTCGACAGCCCCGGAGGCTCGTCGCTGGCGTCGGACCTGATGTGGCACGCTCTTGAGAATGCCAAAGCGAAAAAGCCGGTCGTCGTTTCAATGGCCGACGTCGCGGCGTCCGGCGGTTACTACATCTCGTGCAACGCGAACAAGATCGTCGCCCAACCGTCGACCGTCACCGGCTCGATCGGCGTTTTTATGGGCAAGCCGGTAATGAAGGGCTTCTACGACTGGCTCGGGATCTCGAACGAGTACGTTATGCGCGGCAAGAATTCCGGCATCTTCCGCGAAACGGAAAAATGGAGCGGCACCGAGCTCGAGAAGATGCAGAAACAGGTCGAGAAGATCTATTTCAATGACTTCGTCCCGAAGGTCGCAAAGGGCCGCGGCAAGACCAATGAAGAGGTCAACACGATCGCGCAGGGACGCGTCTGGACGGGAACGCAGGCCAAACAGGTCGGTTTGATCGACGAATTCGGCGGACTCGAAAAAGCCATCGAGATCGCCAAAGAGCTGGCGAATCTCCCGGCCGACCGCGACGTCAAAAGGATCTCGTTTCCGGAACCGCGTCCGTTCTTCGATACGATGTTCGGCTCCAGCGAAGAAAATACGATGACGCAGGAACAGCAGGCGGCGACGGCGCTGGTCAAATCGCTACCCGAAGAAATGCGGCGTTCGTTCCGCTACGCGGCGATGCTCGACCAGATGCGCAACGGCGAAGCGATGCTGTTGTTGCCTTACGAATTGGAAGTCAAATAA